ATGCGGGTTTTGGGATGCGGTTTTAATCTATTACTTACTTTTTTTCTCTTCTTGTTGGGTTGTTTCCCAAGCACTCATTGCTTAGAATGCCTACTTAGAATAAACGGCGGTTATTTTCCACAGCAGAGAGGAATAAAAAATGCTTGAACCCAATTTAACCCATATCGCTGGGGCAAAGTGGTTAGGTGGCGCGTTAATGCCTGCGTCGTTGGTGGTGATTGGTGGTGTATTGGTGTGGCAATTGTGGCAATCGAAAAAAGCCATTCGCCAATTGGCACAGCAAGAACAATACCAAAATTAAGTCATTCATAAAATTTTTCTGTCAGAATCAGAATTTACAGAATTTTAGGATTTTCAGAATTAAAGAATAAAAAATCTGTTTAAAATAAATGACTTGCAAGAATAAATTTTGAAAATTATTTAATTCTGTAAATTCTGATTCTGACAAAATAAAGGTTTTATAAATCACATCATCTTGCTAAAGAAGAAAACACCCGCCTCACCACCCAACAACACGCTCTTGCACAACAAGTTGAAGCATTAAAAGAACAAGTGCAAACGTTATTAACGCCTCCTGCGGTGACGGTTGTGAGCGTCCCCCCAGCCACAACCCCCCACTCAGAGCCTTCTGTCCATTTCTCATCCGACACAAAAACTACAACCAGTCCTTCTAAATTGGCGATGTTGAAACGTTTAGTGGAA
The DNA window shown above is from Thioflexithrix psekupsensis and carries:
- a CDS encoding heme exporter protein CcmD gives rise to the protein MLEPNLTHIAGAKWLGGALMPASLVVIGGVLVWQLWQSKKAIRQLAQQEQYQN